From the Lathyrus oleraceus cultivar Zhongwan6 chromosome 3, CAAS_Psat_ZW6_1.0, whole genome shotgun sequence genome, the window CCCATGCATTACATGTAACCATCGTGAATATGAACAAGTACTTCCACCAAATAATACCATCAAGGAAGAAGATACTACAACCATACTCCATCAATCTTTCTTCTTTAAACCTTCAGACATAGCTGCACTTCGTCTCTTGGTTCCATTTCAATGTACCACATTCGATCTTATCACTGCATGTTTTTGGTATTGTCGCACAAAAGCATTGCAGTTAGAGCCACAAGATGAAGTACGAATGATGGTCATCGTCAATGCACGTTCGAGGTTTAACAATAATCATTCCCCCCCACTTATTGGATATTACGGTAACTTTTTTGCTTATCTATCAACTGTCACCACTGCAGGGAAACTTTGTGAAAACTCACTAGGATATGCAGTTGAGTTAATAAGAAAAGTAAAAACCGAAGTTACAGAGGAATACATACAGTCTGTAGCAGATCTTATGGTTATTAAGGATCGATGCTTATTTACAACCGTGAGATCATGTATTATTTCAGATTTGACTCGAGCTAAATTTAGAGAAGTGAATTTTGGATGGGGAGAAGGGGTGTATGGTGGAGTCGTAAAAGGTGGGGCTGGACCTTTTCCAGGTGCAACTTATAT encodes:
- the LOC127129496 gene encoding benzyl alcohol O-benzoyltransferase-like, which gives rise to MSDGVGIKQFMDTWAEMARGAHQPSIQPVWRREILMARDPPCITCNHREYEQVLPPNNTIKEEDTTTILHQSFFFKPSDIAALRLLVPFQCTTFDLITACFWYCRTKALQLEPQDEVRMMVIVNARSRFNNNHSPPLIGYYGNFFAYLSTVTTAGKLCENSLGYAVELIRKVKTEVTEEYIQSVADLMVIKDRCLFTTVRSCIISDLTRAKFREVNFGWGEGVYGGVVKGGAGPFPGATYIFPQKNAKGEDCFMLPICLPSQVMKRFAEELDHILGNQN